A genome region from Schlesneria paludicola DSM 18645 includes the following:
- a CDS encoding ASCH domain-containing protein: protein MRNISFALTTPQFRAREKSVTRRLGWASLAVGQLLCGVVKGMGMKPGEKVERLGVIRVISVRREALSDITHEDVELEGFPTMSRDEFITMFCNSHTRCTPETVVTRIEYEYVD, encoded by the coding sequence ATGCGAAACATCTCGTTTGCGCTCACGACGCCACAGTTCCGAGCTCGTGAGAAATCGGTGACACGTCGGCTGGGTTGGGCATCGCTCGCCGTAGGTCAGTTGCTCTGTGGCGTTGTGAAAGGCATGGGCATGAAGCCCGGTGAGAAGGTCGAACGGCTTGGCGTGATTCGAGTCATCTCGGTTCGACGCGAGGCGCTCAGTGACATCACACACGAGGACGTCGAGCTTGAAGGCTTTCCGACGATGAGCCGCGACGAGTTCATCACGATGTTCTGCAATTCTCACACGCGATGCACGCCGGAAACGGTCGTGACGCGGATTGAATACGAGTACGTCGACTGA
- a CDS encoding 5'-3' exonuclease, whose product MICVVDLSNLIHTAWHAGAPSQIHAVRSMFGTIANIIERLSPEYLLFAADDGHVERTKQYPEYKAHRPPKPEGLQEQIDLAERALEAIGWPVIRAIGWEADDVVASLATQCGHAAAGVVIASRDKDLLQLVGSQGVKVYHPWNAGTFFGRAQVLEKYEVKPEQFGDYLALVSDKTDGVPGVKGIGPKKAVELLGKYGNLSTILEEARLLRIIGATGKQLREQADAARLSRQLVELRRDIPLPLDWQDWPAIEPRAGWVEALRSMGLGAVVQRLMEVIPSAGRVRSGQAAIKLEWCQIETWYVEAKLEPVTLPDDRLGDPESSLRQSVTDSGFVDVCDIFPRIAGMASDYATCVNHYGGAWNVDKVTGRPTVWAFEVNRFVIPPRAIEEMGEALKRGDENLAPILAKHAAKAKRPNIATISVAAVITESEESVPQGSLF is encoded by the coding sequence ATCATCTGCGTTGTTGACCTGAGCAATCTGATTCACACGGCCTGGCACGCGGGAGCCCCATCGCAGATCCACGCCGTGCGTTCGATGTTCGGGACGATCGCGAACATCATTGAGCGACTCTCGCCGGAATACCTTCTGTTCGCGGCCGATGATGGCCACGTCGAGCGAACGAAGCAGTATCCCGAGTACAAGGCCCATCGTCCACCAAAGCCCGAAGGACTTCAGGAACAAATTGACCTTGCTGAGCGTGCGCTTGAGGCGATTGGCTGGCCGGTCATCAGGGCCATCGGCTGGGAAGCCGACGACGTTGTGGCGTCTCTTGCGACGCAGTGCGGCCATGCGGCTGCCGGTGTGGTGATTGCATCTCGCGACAAGGATCTGCTGCAACTCGTCGGCTCCCAGGGGGTCAAGGTCTATCACCCGTGGAACGCGGGTACATTTTTTGGTCGGGCTCAGGTTTTGGAAAAATACGAAGTGAAGCCCGAGCAGTTCGGGGACTATCTGGCACTCGTCAGTGACAAGACGGACGGCGTGCCAGGTGTCAAAGGGATCGGACCTAAGAAGGCCGTCGAGCTGCTCGGCAAGTATGGCAATCTTTCGACGATTCTTGAGGAGGCCAGACTGTTACGGATCATCGGGGCGACGGGCAAACAACTGCGCGAGCAAGCCGACGCAGCAAGGCTGTCGCGTCAGCTCGTCGAGCTGCGTCGCGATATCCCCCTGCCGTTGGATTGGCAGGACTGGCCCGCGATCGAGCCCCGGGCCGGCTGGGTCGAGGCGCTGCGATCGATGGGGCTGGGCGCAGTGGTGCAGCGGCTCATGGAAGTGATCCCGTCCGCTGGTCGAGTGCGATCGGGGCAAGCGGCGATCAAGCTCGAATGGTGTCAGATCGAAACCTGGTACGTGGAAGCAAAGCTTGAGCCAGTTACTTTGCCTGACGACCGCCTAGGCGATCCCGAATCTTCCCTGCGTCAATCTGTGACCGATTCCGGTTTCGTCGATGTCTGCGATATCTTTCCGCGAATTGCCGGAATGGCATCGGATTATGCCACGTGTGTGAACCACTACGGCGGGGCCTGGAACGTCGACAAGGTCACTGGCCGACCGACCGTGTGGGCATTTGAAGTCAATCGATTTGTGATCCCGCCGCGGGCGATCGAAGAAATGGGCGAGGCGTTGAAACGCGGCGATGAAAACCTAGCCCCAATATTGGCGAAGCATGCGGCGAAGGCGAAGCGTCCGAACATCGCCACGATCTCAGTTGCGGCAGTCATCACTGAGTCCGAGGAATCAGTTCCTCAGGGGAGTTTGTTCTGA
- a CDS encoding carbon storage regulator, protein MLVLTRKKNERIRVGPDIWVTVVEQRGDKVRLGIEAPTEIPILREEVIPQELSHVSQEDDSDAGISGQ, encoded by the coding sequence ATGCTGGTTTTGACCCGCAAGAAGAACGAACGGATTCGGGTCGGTCCCGATATTTGGGTGACCGTTGTCGAGCAACGCGGTGACAAGGTCCGTCTTGGAATCGAGGCACCGACCGAAATTCCCATCCTGCGGGAAGAGGTTATCCCGCAGGAACTCTCACACGTTTCGCAGGAGGATGATTCCGATGCAGGAATTTCTGGCCAGTGA
- a CDS encoding site-specific integrase: MSALLDTPLSRPILRLWTEDEVEQFKPPDEKAHRTSDPVMIWTLRNVLNRLQAAWPHSCKDGTWRQYSALVNHWERFWNGAGPEVSKVSPAELLAFFESVEEWGTRRSWEKNLVLLTKLFKSACRASHRNKEGVPREIQAPISFDDVPFITIPEEDWFRANRQPGKHRTGGHTPKRRSTLTLEDFQKVIDACWTCPGIKDPVYWETVHAWIWFSGMRIDQVRSQLRWCTDGKSEGIDLQSQSIYTHEPKCGGEIVFPLAPSLMPGLLTLFQRKKRSQFQPYVFYQWGLTTPHPFYAIWKRIWEHALPCSNAAEREHRHFLPHELRSVSTTNWDMRPDPDNKAGWMITGHKPADVRTAAYFVPGDERLKQIVQRFPMPKLWTPRLST; the protein is encoded by the coding sequence ATGAGTGCGTTGCTCGACACCCCATTGAGCAGGCCGATCCTAAGACTCTGGACCGAAGACGAAGTCGAGCAGTTCAAGCCGCCCGACGAAAAAGCACACAGGACATCAGATCCTGTGATGATTTGGACTTTGCGAAATGTTCTCAATCGTTTGCAGGCCGCATGGCCGCATTCCTGCAAAGACGGGACTTGGCGACAGTATTCCGCCCTGGTGAATCACTGGGAGCGTTTTTGGAACGGTGCCGGACCCGAGGTTTCGAAGGTGAGTCCAGCCGAGTTGCTGGCGTTCTTCGAATCGGTCGAAGAATGGGGCACGCGGCGGAGTTGGGAAAAGAATCTCGTGCTGCTGACGAAGCTGTTCAAGTCGGCTTGTCGAGCAAGTCATCGCAACAAGGAAGGCGTGCCTCGGGAGATTCAAGCGCCGATCTCGTTCGACGATGTGCCGTTCATCACCATTCCCGAAGAGGATTGGTTTCGCGCGAATCGTCAGCCTGGCAAACACCGGACTGGCGGACACACGCCCAAGCGTCGATCAACGCTCACATTGGAAGACTTCCAAAAGGTGATCGATGCGTGCTGGACGTGCCCAGGGATCAAAGATCCCGTCTATTGGGAAACCGTTCACGCTTGGATCTGGTTCTCTGGCATGCGGATCGATCAAGTTCGGTCGCAGTTGCGATGGTGTACCGATGGAAAGTCCGAAGGGATCGACCTGCAGTCGCAATCAATCTACACGCACGAGCCCAAATGCGGCGGCGAAATTGTGTTTCCGCTCGCCCCATCGCTCATGCCGGGACTGCTCACGCTCTTCCAACGGAAGAAACGTTCCCAGTTTCAGCCGTACGTTTTTTATCAATGGGGGCTGACAACTCCGCATCCCTTCTATGCGATTTGGAAACGAATTTGGGAACACGCCCTGCCCTGCTCCAACGCCGCCGAGCGCGAACACCGTCACTTTCTCCCGCACGAGCTGCGGTCCGTCTCAACGACGAACTGGGATATGAGACCAGATCCGGACAACAAAGCCGGATGGATGATCACGGGGCACAAGCCTGCCGACGTTCGCACTGCCGCCTACTTCGTGCCTGGCGACGAACGACTCAAGCAAATTGTCCAGCGGTTCCCAATGCCGAAATTGTGGACTCCGCGGCTCTCGACATAG
- a CDS encoding terminase: MDLSQAILQTCDEPLPDLSGRYCHAGLDYELNESLRSLYLCFPFGYGQFAFVGHNFANKQARDLKAEPYFNWLADGRLWPNSGWCETNNFLVQSHDFTIKSISVDAYLSGEPPYTLGAPGPRVKHIEMRQIWEAHSHFIRLLKDGRIVHGGDPILEWSLANVNFDKTSTGALRQIKKPGADSAAPFAAAMRAFAGCIYAE; encoded by the coding sequence ATGGATCTCTCTCAAGCGATTTTGCAAACCTGCGACGAACCTCTTCCCGATCTGAGCGGCAGATATTGCCATGCGGGACTCGACTACGAATTGAACGAGTCGCTTCGAAGCCTCTACCTGTGCTTCCCTTTCGGCTATGGCCAATTTGCGTTTGTCGGCCACAATTTCGCAAACAAGCAGGCTCGCGATCTTAAGGCGGAGCCGTATTTCAATTGGCTCGCCGATGGGCGACTTTGGCCCAATTCGGGTTGGTGTGAGACGAACAACTTTCTGGTCCAAAGCCATGATTTCACGATCAAGTCGATCTCTGTCGATGCGTATTTGAGTGGAGAGCCCCCCTACACTCTCGGTGCACCAGGGCCGCGAGTGAAGCACATTGAGATGCGGCAGATCTGGGAAGCGCATTCCCACTTCATCCGATTGCTCAAAGATGGCCGAATCGTACATGGGGGCGATCCGATCTTGGAATGGTCTCTCGCGAACGTCAACTTTGACAAGACGAGTACTGGCGCACTGAGGCAAATCAAGAAGCCCGGCGCTGATTCTGCGGCACCGTTCGCGGCCGCGATGAGGGCTTTCGCTGGTTGCATCTACGCAGAATAA
- a CDS encoding amino acid permease: MLVQGNRPRQLHWYHAGPMLFGDWGTSRLYVLGLCFMHAGHASLWFMLAMSCLLVAVGWAYSVICRLYPDGGGVYSSAKHKSQSLAVFGALLLGADYVVTAALSALDAFHYLDVPYPALCAAASIAVLGIVNVFGPTKGGTAALVAAVLTIIFSLIIGVASIPWLPHAHVTLPTGSPISWWTQFTGIILAISGVEAVANMTGIMVEPVEKTARRAIWPVLIEIVILNLFLTLAVSAIPLDILGDGNPANAYTAHRDDMLRLLATYYVGPTFAAVASIVFALLLLSAVNTAVTDLVSIQYMMARDRELPHSFSGLNRWGMPLIPLAIAVGVPLITVLIVPDVGHLADLYAIGVVGAVAVNLGSCVTSMNLPLKKWERIIMGMLAVLMIAVWISIAYEKPHALIFAGVIVAIGMTARWLTHHREAIGGTVTSLVGQFIDLKTPAAIENPTHQVRFLVATQGSPKLIAFALEQAKSFHAEVLFLYVRHIAVPMIGPAHRADIANDHDAQKAAKQIQEQAEAAGVPIRFLYTVADNIAETIVDFAVTYGVSQVIVGTTKRGTLWRTMKGDVIQGIAMHLPDRTQLLIHA, translated from the coding sequence ATGTTGGTACAGGGGAATCGGCCGCGCCAGTTGCACTGGTATCATGCGGGGCCGATGCTTTTCGGCGACTGGGGAACCAGTCGGCTGTATGTCCTGGGTCTCTGTTTCATGCACGCTGGGCATGCCTCTCTTTGGTTCATGCTGGCAATGTCCTGTCTGCTGGTCGCCGTGGGCTGGGCCTATTCGGTCATCTGCCGACTTTACCCCGATGGGGGCGGTGTCTATTCCTCCGCCAAGCACAAATCACAATCGCTCGCGGTCTTTGGAGCCCTACTCCTGGGTGCCGACTATGTCGTCACAGCCGCGCTTTCCGCTCTTGACGCGTTTCACTATCTGGATGTCCCATATCCCGCCCTTTGCGCGGCAGCCAGTATTGCCGTGCTGGGAATCGTCAATGTCTTTGGCCCGACGAAGGGCGGTACCGCCGCACTTGTCGCGGCCGTGTTAACGATCATCTTCAGTCTCATAATCGGGGTGGCGTCGATCCCCTGGCTTCCTCACGCGCATGTGACACTTCCAACGGGTTCACCAATCAGCTGGTGGACACAGTTTACGGGCATCATCCTCGCCATTTCCGGGGTCGAAGCGGTCGCCAATATGACGGGAATCATGGTCGAACCGGTTGAGAAAACGGCGCGACGCGCGATTTGGCCCGTTTTGATTGAGATCGTCATTCTGAACCTGTTCCTGACCTTGGCGGTCTCGGCGATCCCTCTGGATATTCTGGGCGATGGCAACCCCGCCAACGCATACACAGCACATCGAGATGATATGTTGCGTTTGCTGGCGACGTATTACGTCGGCCCGACGTTCGCCGCAGTGGCTTCGATCGTTTTCGCGTTACTGCTGCTCTCAGCAGTCAATACGGCCGTGACCGATTTGGTCAGTATTCAATACATGATGGCCCGCGATCGCGAACTTCCGCATTCCTTTTCGGGATTGAATCGATGGGGGATGCCGCTGATTCCGCTGGCGATCGCGGTCGGCGTACCGCTGATCACCGTGCTGATCGTGCCTGACGTTGGTCATTTGGCCGACTTATACGCAATTGGTGTTGTCGGAGCCGTCGCGGTCAACCTGGGCAGTTGCGTCACCTCCATGAATTTGCCACTGAAAAAGTGGGAACGCATCATCATGGGGATGCTGGCTGTCCTGATGATCGCGGTCTGGATTTCCATCGCCTACGAGAAACCGCACGCGCTGATCTTCGCGGGGGTCATTGTGGCCATCGGGATGACCGCACGCTGGTTAACACATCATCGCGAAGCAATCGGCGGAACGGTCACATCTCTCGTCGGGCAATTCATCGACCTAAAGACGCCAGCGGCCATCGAGAATCCGACTCATCAAGTTCGTTTCCTTGTCGCAACCCAGGGTAGCCCGAAGCTGATCGCGTTCGCACTCGAACAAGCCAAATCGTTTCATGCCGAGGTTCTATTCCTCTATGTTCGACATATTGCGGTCCCCATGATCGGCCCCGCACATCGTGCTGACATCGCGAATGATCATGATGCCCAAAAGGCAGCAAAGCAGATTCAGGAGCAAGCCGAAGCGGCCGGAGTTCCGATTCGTTTCTTGTATACGGTGGCGGACAATATTGCCGAAACGATTGTCGATTTCGCGGTCACGTATGGTGTCAGCCAGGTCATTGTCGGGACGACGAAACGAGGCACGTTGTGGCGAACCATGAAGGGTGACGTCATTCAGGGGATTGCCATGCACCTGCCTGATCGAACGCAGCTACTCATTCATGCGTGA
- a CDS encoding SDR family NAD(P)-dependent oxidoreductase: protein MTPFSQTRFDLTGRAALVTGAGGGIGQAAAVSLAAAGAVVGIHFRSNDAGAQATLAAIEAAGGRGVLLQGDLTREDDANRVVDQFVQQIGRLDVLFNNAGDPLTRSSLEQCPTDLWMHAFQVNVHSAFLITRRAIPHLKASGRGSIINNLSLSVQTGGSGGAGPYAAAKGALQVFTRTLSRELAPLVRANCIMPGVVETRHHELFSTPEKMEDYRRQTPLARNSTSDEIAQSVLFLASDASSFMTGGVIDLNGGRFLR from the coding sequence GTGACACCATTTTCGCAAACTCGCTTCGATCTGACAGGCCGTGCGGCGCTCGTGACGGGAGCCGGTGGCGGAATTGGCCAAGCGGCCGCCGTCTCGCTTGCTGCGGCCGGAGCTGTGGTGGGGATCCATTTTCGGTCGAATGATGCAGGTGCCCAAGCCACATTGGCCGCGATCGAGGCGGCCGGAGGACGCGGCGTCCTGTTGCAAGGTGATTTGACCCGAGAAGACGATGCCAATCGAGTTGTGGATCAGTTTGTTCAGCAGATCGGGCGGCTGGACGTGCTGTTCAATAACGCGGGAGATCCCCTGACCCGTTCCTCGCTGGAGCAATGTCCGACTGACCTGTGGATGCATGCGTTCCAAGTGAATGTTCATTCGGCGTTCCTGATCACCCGTCGAGCCATACCGCATCTAAAGGCATCGGGACGCGGAAGCATCATCAACAATCTGTCGTTGTCGGTTCAAACCGGCGGATCAGGTGGAGCTGGTCCTTACGCGGCTGCGAAAGGAGCACTTCAGGTCTTTACGCGAACCTTATCGCGCGAACTGGCGCCGCTGGTGCGTGCCAATTGCATCATGCCCGGAGTTGTCGAAACCCGGCATCATGAGCTCTTCAGCACGCCCGAAAAAATGGAAGACTATCGTCGTCAGACACCGCTGGCGAGAAACTCGACCTCCGACGAGATCGCCCAGTCGGTGTTGTTTCTCGCTTCGGATGCTTCAAGCTTCATGACGGGTGGAGTGATCGACTTGAATGGAGGCCGCTTCCTCCGGTGA
- a CDS encoding triphosphoribosyl-dephospho-CoA synthase, producing MTVAEQIELACLLEATARKPGNVHPAAHFSDLGYEDFTAAAQVIGEPLALTRSRGLGRAIYDAVQATRQATGTNVNLGIIFLLAPLAHVPRERPLADGIGDVLRSTTVEDAEWVYAAIQLAQPGGMGKVSDQDIHAKPTVTLREAMMLAADRDAIAHQYVSDFELVFAARSKLLEIWQQLADWEAATIYLHVWLMSRQPDTLIARKCGSVMATEASARADALLKGTEIGGRLDHLKLQEFDRWLRADGHRRNPGTTADLIAATLFSAFRDAQLNPPTREEIQQRAAMIRIESTTPDINRPSSEPCRDLL from the coding sequence GTGACCGTTGCTGAACAAATTGAGTTGGCCTGCCTGCTGGAAGCGACTGCCCGCAAGCCGGGGAACGTCCACCCCGCGGCGCACTTTTCCGATTTGGGATACGAAGATTTCACCGCTGCCGCGCAGGTGATCGGCGAACCACTGGCGCTCACTCGGTCGCGAGGGTTGGGACGTGCGATTTACGACGCCGTCCAGGCCACACGTCAGGCCACGGGGACAAACGTCAATCTTGGAATCATTTTCTTGCTGGCGCCGCTCGCCCACGTGCCACGCGAGCGTCCCTTGGCGGACGGTATCGGTGACGTCCTGCGATCGACCACCGTTGAAGACGCCGAATGGGTCTATGCCGCAATCCAGTTGGCTCAACCAGGCGGCATGGGGAAAGTCTCGGATCAGGACATCCATGCCAAGCCCACCGTCACCCTGCGCGAGGCGATGATGTTGGCCGCAGACCGTGACGCGATTGCACATCAATACGTCAGCGACTTTGAACTTGTCTTTGCGGCCAGATCGAAGCTCCTTGAGATCTGGCAACAGTTGGCGGACTGGGAAGCGGCAACAATCTATCTGCACGTGTGGCTCATGTCGCGTCAACCGGACACGCTCATCGCCCGCAAGTGCGGATCAGTTATGGCAACCGAAGCCTCGGCGCGGGCTGATGCATTGCTCAAGGGAACAGAAATCGGTGGACGGCTCGACCATCTCAAGTTGCAAGAGTTTGATCGATGGCTACGCGCCGACGGACACCGGCGGAACCCAGGCACAACGGCCGACTTGATTGCCGCAACGCTCTTCTCCGCGTTCCGCGACGCGCAACTGAACCCTCCCACGCGGGAAGAAATTCAGCAACGAGCCGCCATGATTCGGATAGAATCAACAACTCCAGATATCAATCGTCCTTCAAGCGAACCCTGCCGAGATTTGTTATGA
- a CDS encoding 6-pyruvoyl trahydropterin synthase family protein, with product MTSEKYRVRVTKDHLVFSAAHFITFNGTICERLHGHNWRAAVEVAGPLDENSYVFDFIALRDATQRLVNELDHHVLLPTQHPAIHVTSDDREVTATFESRRWVFPREDCVLLPVANTTAELIARWMAFQLKQTLATHAGAANLETLTIEIEENFGQWAICQIPMHA from the coding sequence ATGACCTCTGAAAAATACCGTGTCCGCGTCACCAAAGATCACCTCGTCTTTAGCGCCGCACACTTCATCACATTCAATGGAACGATTTGCGAGCGTCTGCACGGACACAACTGGCGAGCCGCGGTGGAGGTGGCTGGACCCCTGGACGAAAACAGCTATGTGTTTGACTTTATCGCACTTCGTGACGCGACCCAGCGCCTGGTGAATGAACTTGACCACCATGTGCTGCTTCCGACACAGCATCCGGCCATTCACGTGACATCCGACGATCGAGAGGTCACCGCAACATTTGAATCTCGCCGCTGGGTCTTTCCACGCGAAGATTGTGTCTTGCTTCCCGTCGCCAATACGACCGCCGAATTGATCGCGCGTTGGATGGCGTTTCAATTAAAGCAAACGCTGGCGACTCACGCGGGTGCCGCGAACCTGGAAACGCTGACCATCGAAATCGAAGAAAACTTTGGTCAGTGGGCGATTTGTCAAATACCAATGCACGCCTGA
- a CDS encoding RNA polymerase sigma factor, producing MDDRDLVERCLSGDQSAIRAFVEQFQRLVFTVCLHRLRNREDAEDVAQQTFVRAIRHLRHWDSRRPLKPWILTIAINRCRTHLSQRSHQTRTFDPSIDRPAKDARLQNLDLGEELELALSKLREEYRTCFVLFHQQELSITQVAEIMKAPEGTIKTWLHRARRELSELLVDRGVVTKEGYELRRI from the coding sequence GTGGACGACCGAGATCTCGTCGAACGGTGTCTGTCCGGTGACCAATCGGCCATTCGTGCGTTCGTCGAGCAATTCCAACGGCTCGTTTTTACCGTTTGCCTTCACCGTTTAAGGAATCGCGAAGACGCCGAAGATGTGGCGCAGCAAACTTTTGTCCGGGCCATTCGTCATCTTCGGCATTGGGATTCTCGTCGACCTCTCAAACCGTGGATTTTGACGATTGCGATTAATCGATGTCGAACTCATTTGTCACAGCGTAGTCATCAGACGCGGACGTTTGATCCGAGCATCGATCGTCCCGCAAAGGATGCTCGACTTCAGAATTTAGACCTTGGCGAAGAACTGGAACTGGCACTCTCCAAACTTCGTGAAGAATATCGAACATGTTTTGTCCTTTTTCACCAGCAGGAACTGAGCATCACTCAAGTGGCCGAGATTATGAAAGCTCCAGAAGGAACGATTAAGACCTGGTTACACCGGGCTCGTCGTGAGCTGTCAGAACTGCTGGTGGATCGAGGTGTTGTCACAAAGGAAGGTTATGAACTGCGTCGAATTTGA